Proteins encoded within one genomic window of Synechococcus sp. PCC 7335:
- a CDS encoding chloride channel protein, producing the protein MATQLDLAISNPQTEISQDSREGRLLTYPQLVLCAVAIGIVGGLVTTCYYFILEAMMHGVWHTLPGWVMPYFPRWLPTNNYVWLATTIGGFCVGLVLYLMGSPGEMAQVVDDVHQPGRIDIHKTPSMVIASLLAITSGGSAGPEAPLVQVNGSFGSWLGDRLQLCKTNVRVLTFCGMSAALGAFFGAPIGAAIFALEIPHRRGLEYYEAVAPAVISAMLSFAIFRISTGITIGGFYHFELVPELTPLNLFEGLVLGVIGAGVAVLFIYVFRLIGHLLEPLEQHMIALATLGGLCIGLIAFFFPQTLFFSEEQIHTVIETGSTLGVTMLLLIAVAKMFAISFTLHSGFLGGFIFPLFFIGSNVGLAIAISVPQIHPTVGMVCLMAAVNVAVTKTPVGTSIILSVLSGTAMLPIIVIASFTSFVLTGQITMIGTQRSRRLGEERPQFWAKSEFLSGLQPIN; encoded by the coding sequence GTGGCCACTCAACTTGACCTTGCTATCTCAAACCCACAGACGGAAATTTCTCAGGACTCACGCGAAGGCCGCTTGCTCACCTATCCACAGCTTGTTCTCTGTGCTGTGGCTATCGGCATTGTAGGTGGACTAGTTACCACCTGCTACTACTTTATCTTAGAGGCAATGATGCACGGCGTTTGGCATACGTTGCCAGGATGGGTCATGCCCTATTTTCCTAGATGGTTACCAACTAACAACTATGTCTGGCTCGCTACGACGATTGGAGGCTTTTGTGTCGGTCTGGTGCTCTACTTGATGGGTAGCCCAGGAGAAATGGCTCAGGTTGTTGACGATGTTCATCAGCCTGGTCGTATTGATATCCATAAAACACCCTCAATGGTCATTGCTTCGCTGTTGGCGATTACTTCCGGCGGTAGCGCCGGACCAGAAGCACCGCTGGTACAGGTGAATGGTAGCTTTGGTAGCTGGCTAGGAGACAGGCTGCAGCTCTGTAAGACCAATGTCAGAGTGCTGACGTTTTGTGGCATGAGCGCTGCCTTAGGCGCATTCTTTGGTGCACCCATCGGTGCAGCCATCTTCGCTCTAGAGATTCCCCATCGTAGAGGACTCGAATATTACGAGGCGGTTGCACCTGCCGTGATCTCTGCGATGCTTTCTTTCGCTATTTTTAGAATCAGCACGGGCATTACCATCGGTGGGTTTTATCACTTTGAGTTAGTGCCTGAACTAACCCCCCTGAACTTGTTTGAAGGTCTTGTTTTAGGGGTAATTGGAGCTGGCGTCGCGGTGCTATTTATTTATGTGTTTCGCCTGATTGGTCATCTATTAGAGCCACTTGAGCAACATATGATTGCCCTAGCTACCCTAGGCGGCCTATGCATCGGCTTAATTGCTTTTTTCTTTCCTCAGACGCTGTTTTTCAGTGAGGAACAAATCCACACCGTCATTGAGACTGGCTCGACGCTGGGTGTGACGATGCTGCTACTGATTGCGGTGGCTAAGATGTTTGCGATTAGCTTTACGCTGCACTCGGGTTTCTTAGGGGGATTTATCTTTCCGCTGTTCTTTATTGGATCAAATGTTGGGCTGGCGATCGCGATTTCAGTTCCTCAGATTCACCCAACGGTTGGGATGGTTTGCCTAATGGCAGCGGTGAATGTAGCAGTCACTAAGACCCCTGTCGGTACGAGTATTATTCTCAGCGTACTGTCAGGTACGGCAATGCTGCCGATCATTGTAATCGCTAGCTTTACCAGCTTTGTCTTGACTGGACAAATTACCATGATTGGGACGCAGCGATCACGCAGACTGGGTGAGGAACGTCCCCAATTTTGGGCTAAAAGTGAATTCCTGTCAGGCTTACAGCCGATCAACTAA
- a CDS encoding NarK family nitrate/nitrite MFS transporter — MFRRLLSFSGRYRILHLTWFAFLLSFVVIFNAAPLAESIIEEFQLTELQFRTMLLCNLALAIPFRVIFGMLIDRIGPRIVFSGVLIYSAIPCIAFAFAQDYNQLLWSRLAIGVVAAGFVVGIRMVANWFPPAEIGFAEGIYGGWGNFGSGVAAIALPLVATGASFFVGGQSSWRYTVALSGIVAAAYGVFYFFNVQDTPPDKEFKSAKHPGAIEVTSQKDFWLMTMSNFPLYVALGVVAWRFNVVEALSATAVVIICVALFGLYLFQTYWNWKVNRQLMAGQKHYAPEERYDFTQVVLLNLTYFVCFGSELAVVSMIPLFYLTTFSLPVAVAGAVASSYAFMNLVARPGGGLISDTIGSRKWTLVILQAVTGVGYLTMGLINVGWLLPLAIGVTMFASFSVQAAEGATYAIVPLVKEEITGQIAGSVGAWGNVGGVAFLLLFSLLPTGDVGNKIFFSTMGISSLIMFFLLWFFLKEPTGTHGEEALELQPSAVSGKLTNRQ, encoded by the coding sequence ATGTTTCGAAGATTGTTGTCGTTTAGCGGCCGATACCGCATCCTACACCTGACGTGGTTTGCCTTCCTCTTATCTTTTGTCGTTATTTTTAACGCGGCCCCACTAGCTGAATCGATCATAGAAGAATTCCAGCTGACCGAGCTGCAATTTCGGACGATGCTCCTATGCAATTTAGCTCTGGCGATTCCATTTCGAGTTATCTTCGGCATGCTGATAGACCGCATCGGTCCTCGCATCGTTTTTTCAGGCGTCTTGATTTATTCTGCCATTCCCTGCATCGCGTTTGCCTTTGCTCAGGACTACAACCAGTTGCTTTGGAGCCGTTTAGCGATTGGCGTGGTTGCAGCGGGATTTGTCGTCGGCATTCGCATGGTAGCGAACTGGTTTCCTCCCGCCGAAATTGGCTTTGCAGAAGGAATCTATGGTGGCTGGGGTAACTTTGGCTCTGGTGTGGCTGCGATCGCCCTACCTCTAGTCGCCACTGGAGCAAGTTTTTTCGTGGGTGGTCAGAGCAGCTGGCGATATACGGTCGCCCTTAGCGGCATCGTTGCAGCCGCTTATGGCGTGTTTTATTTCTTCAACGTTCAAGATACACCACCCGATAAGGAATTTAAGTCAGCCAAACACCCAGGCGCAATCGAAGTGACCAGCCAAAAAGACTTTTGGCTGATGACAATGTCGAATTTCCCCCTATATGTTGCTTTAGGCGTTGTCGCCTGGCGATTTAACGTAGTTGAAGCGCTCAGTGCTACAGCAGTCGTCATTATCTGTGTAGCGCTATTTGGCTTATACCTATTCCAAACCTACTGGAACTGGAAAGTCAATCGACAATTAATGGCGGGTCAGAAGCACTATGCCCCCGAAGAGCGCTACGATTTCACCCAGGTAGTTCTGTTGAATCTGACCTATTTTGTCTGCTTTGGCTCAGAACTAGCGGTTGTTTCGATGATACCGCTGTTTTACCTAACAACCTTTAGCTTACCGGTTGCAGTAGCAGGAGCAGTGGCTTCTAGCTATGCCTTTATGAACTTAGTTGCCCGTCCGGGGGGTGGGTTAATCTCTGATACCATCGGCAGTCGAAAATGGACATTGGTGATATTGCAGGCTGTTACAGGAGTTGGCTACCTAACAATGGGCTTAATCAACGTCGGTTGGCTGCTTCCCCTGGCAATTGGCGTCACGATGTTTGCCTCTTTCTCGGTTCAGGCGGCGGAGGGCGCAACCTATGCAATTGTCCCCCTAGTTAAAGAGGAAATTACCGGCCAAATCGCTGGCAGCGTTGGAGCTTGGGGAAATGTGGGGGGAGTGGCTTTTCTACTTCTGTTCAGTCTATTGCCGACAGGAGATGTCGGTAACAAGATCTTCTTCTCGACGATGGGAATCAGTAGTTTGATTATGTTCTTCCTACTTTGGTTTTTCCTCAAGGAACCCACCGGTACTCATGGTGAGGAAGCATTAGAACTGCAACCGTCAGCAGTCTCTGGCAAATTGACTAACCGGCAATGA